A region of the Variovorax sp. 54 genome:
GCGAGGTGCGCCTGGCCGCGACGGAGGGCTTCGCCTACGAGTTCCTGCCGGCCCTGGTGGCTGCGTTCCAGGCGCGCTGTCCCGGCATCCGCTTCTCGCTCGACATGTGCGTGCAGCGCGAAGTGGCGCGCCGCGTGCGCGAAGGCCTGGTCGACCTCGGCGTGACGGTGAGCCTGGGCTCGGAGCACGGCCTGGACGTCGAGATCCGATACCCCTCGCCCGTGCGCGCGATCATGTCGCCGTCCCATCCCCTGGCCACGCGGCGGCAGGTGTCGCTCGCGCAGGTGGTGAACTACCCGCTCGCGTTGCCGGCCGGCACGTCGACGCTGCGTCAACTGCTCAACATCAGCTGCGCCCGCCAGCGCCTGCCGCTCGAGGCGGCCTTGACCAGCGACCACCTCTACCCGCTGGTGCACTATGCAGCCCACGGCCAGGCGGTGACTTTCTGCGGCGAGCTCGCACTGCGCCAGCAACTGGAGAACCACACGATCGTTGCACTCCCCTTGCGCGACCGCGAGATGAACGAGCGGCATTTCGAGGTGCAGAGCATGGCCGGTCGGCGCCTTCCCGATGCGGCGCGCGCTTTCGTCGAACACCTGCGCGAAGTGCTTTGCGCTTGAGGCCAGGCACGGGCGCATCCAATGCATCAGGGCCGACAGGACTTTCCCCGAGGCATCTCGTCATGAAGGCCGGGCATACTCGCGCGCCCCTCAAATTTCCATAACAACAACGCCAAGAAAAGAACGACATGTCAGGACACGGCTTTCATGTGCACGGCCCGCACGATCACGAACTCGAACATGCCGCTTCCAGCGGCCATGGCCACGGGCATGAGGGCGCGGCTTCTCCCGCAGAGGGCATGAGCACGACGGGCAGGATCGCGGTGATCACAGCGGCCATCGCGACCGCGGGTGCGATCTTTTCGTACATGGGCGGGGCCACGCAGGCCAACGCCGGTCTCTACAAGAACAACGCGGCCATCAAGAAGACCGAGGCCTCGAACCAGTGGAATTACTTCCAGTCGAAAAGCACCAAGCAGGCGCTGGCCGAGTTCGCACGCGACACCGCCACCGACGACGGCCGCCGCCAGGGATGGGAGAAGAAGGTCACGCGTTACGAGCAGGAGAAGACGGACATCCAGGCCGCTGCCAAGAAGCTGGAGGACGAAGCCGGCCGCTGGGACGCGCAATCCGAGGAGCAGATGCACCAGCACCACCGCTGGGCGCAGGCCACCACGGTGTTGCAGGTTTCGATCGCGCTGGCGGCCATTGCGCTGCTCACCCGGAAGAAGTGGGTGGAACGCGCCATGTACGGTGTTGCCACTGCAGGCGTGGTGATCGGCGCACTGGCCGCGCTGCACATCTAGGGGCAGCCTGGCGGGCGCCCGGACGATGCCGGCCTTGGCGAAGCCTGGCGTTCACGGGGGCGCTGCCGCTCAGATCAAGCCTGTGTGAACCGCGAAGTTCACCGCCTGCGCGCGCGAATGCACGTGCAGCTTCTTGTAGATGCTCTTGATGTGCACATTGACCGTCTGGCCGGTGATGCCGAGCCTGGCACCGATTTCCGCCGAGGCGTAGCCCGACGCCACGCAGCGCAGGACCTCGCTTTCGCGCGGCGTCAGCGTCATGTCGCGCGGCGGCGGTCTCGGCGGCGGGGAGGCGTATTCGGCGAACGGTTCGCCGGGGTGGTAGTCCAGGCGGTGCAGCAGCCGCCGCGTGAGCCGTGGCGTGATGGCGGCGCCGCCGTTCACCACGTGCAGCACCGCATCGGCGAAGCTTTGCAGCCAGGCGTTCTTCAGCAGGTACCCCATGGCACCCAGTTCGAAAGCGCGCAGCACGTGGGCATCGTCCTCGAGCGAGGAGATCACGATGACCTCGCTGTTGCGGTGCAGGCGGCGTGCCTCGGCGATCAACTCGAAGCCCATGTCGTCGCCGAGCTGGAGTTCGAGCATCAGCACGTCGAAGGTGTGCGTGGCCAGCAGCCTGCGCCCCTCGCGAACGCTGTCGGCCTGGCCTTCGAGCTGGATGCGCAGGTCCGACAGT
Encoded here:
- a CDS encoding DUF4337 domain-containing protein, yielding MSGHGFHVHGPHDHELEHAASSGHGHGHEGAASPAEGMSTTGRIAVITAAIATAGAIFSYMGGATQANAGLYKNNAAIKKTEASNQWNYFQSKSTKQALAEFARDTATDDGRRQGWEKKVTRYEQEKTDIQAAAKKLEDEAGRWDAQSEEQMHQHHRWAQATTVLQVSIALAAIALLTRKKWVERAMYGVATAGVVIGALAALHI
- a CDS encoding LysR family transcriptional regulator: MKPSTVKLSAAKKAGARASRPINQRVLQEESMRYFLEVARVGSVTEAAARLNVAPSAVSRQIGRLERELDTLLFERRARGMALNSAGELLADHARRAWFDIERVTDDILALRGLRKGEVRLAATEGFAYEFLPALVAAFQARCPGIRFSLDMCVQREVARRVREGLVDLGVTVSLGSEHGLDVEIRYPSPVRAIMSPSHPLATRRQVSLAQVVNYPLALPAGTSTLRQLLNISCARQRLPLEAALTSDHLYPLVHYAAHGQAVTFCGELALRQQLENHTIVALPLRDREMNERHFEVQSMAGRRLPDAARAFVEHLREVLCA
- a CDS encoding response regulator transcription factor, which codes for MVDHRLISSGDKASAGVCAPAARLWPDFLVGQEHSPVRVLLVDDDEYMRRVIAQELLSDLRIQLEGQADSVREGRRLLATHTFDVLMLELQLGDDMGFELIAEARRLHRNSEVIVISSLEDDAHVLRAFELGAMGYLLKNAWLQSFADAVLHVVNGGAAITPRLTRRLLHRLDYHPGEPFAEYASPPPRPPPRDMTLTPRESEVLRCVASGYASAEIGARLGITGQTVNVHIKSIYKKLHVHSRAQAVNFAVHTGLI